A single region of the Alkalidesulfovibrio alkalitolerans DSM 16529 genome encodes:
- a CDS encoding response regulator, whose product MSKNILIVDDSKTVRNLVAFIMKKEGFRVITAEDGLDGLEKLYSSEFDLIISDVNMPRMDGFTFIRSVREQEAYRDIPIIVLSTEGQEKDIQMGLNLGANLYMVKPAQPEKLVKNVKMLLG is encoded by the coding sequence ATGTCCAAGAACATCCTCATCGTGGACGACTCCAAAACCGTGCGCAATCTCGTGGCCTTCATCATGAAGAAGGAAGGCTTTCGGGTGATTACGGCCGAGGATGGACTCGACGGTCTCGAAAAGCTCTATTCGAGCGAGTTCGATCTCATCATCTCGGACGTGAACATGCCTCGCATGGACGGATTCACCTTCATCCGCAGCGTACGCGAGCAGGAGGCCTACCGGGATATCCCGATCATAGTGCTTTCCACCGAAGGACAGGAAAAGGACATCCAGATGGGCCTCAACCTCGGAGCCAACCTGTACATGGTCAAGCCTGCGCAGCCCGAGAAACTGGTCAAAAACGTGAAGATGTTGCTCGGCTAG